In Paracoccus aerodenitrificans, the following are encoded in one genomic region:
- the kduI gene encoding 5-dehydro-4-deoxy-D-glucuronate isomerase yields the protein MPHVETRHAIHPEHARTMDTETLRRHFLAEGLFADGEIRLIYTHYDRFTLGAAVPAGKTLTLDRIEETRTETFLERREMGIVNIGDAGTVEAAGQSWEMNRGDVLYLGMGSGAVNFSGHGRFYITSAPAHRTLPCRLVTVQDAKEVRLGAVETSNKRTIRQFIHPLVMESCQLVLGYTTLEDGSVWNTIPSHYHDRRMEAYLYHGMEPESRVLHLMGEPQETRHLFVANEQAVISPTWSIHSGAGIGGYTFIWAMAGDNVDYTDMDFVQPEDMR from the coding sequence ATGCCTCATGTCGAAACCCGCCACGCCATCCATCCCGAACATGCCAGAACGATGGATACCGAAACGCTCCGCCGTCATTTTCTGGCCGAGGGTCTTTTCGCCGATGGAGAGATCCGCCTGATCTATACCCATTACGACAGGTTCACCCTTGGTGCGGCGGTCCCGGCAGGCAAGACGCTGACGCTGGACAGGATCGAGGAAACCAGAACCGAGACGTTTCTGGAACGCCGTGAGATGGGCATCGTCAATATCGGGGACGCAGGCACGGTCGAGGCTGCGGGCCAGTCATGGGAGATGAACAGGGGCGATGTGCTGTATCTGGGCATGGGCTCCGGAGCGGTGAATTTCTCCGGACATGGCCGGTTCTACATCACCTCGGCCCCGGCGCATCGTACGCTGCCCTGCCGTCTGGTGACCGTTCAGGACGCGAAAGAGGTCAGACTGGGCGCGGTCGAGACCAGCAACAAGCGCACTATCCGCCAGTTCATTCACCCTCTGGTCATGGAAAGCTGTCAGCTTGTCCTCGGCTATACCACGCTTGAGGACGGCTCTGTCTGGAACACCATTCCCAGCCATTATCACGACCGCCGGATGGAGGCCTATCTGTATCACGGAATGGAGCCGGAATCGCGTGTGCTGCATCTGATGGGCGAACCGCAGGAGACTCGGCATCTGTTTGTCGCGAATGAGCAGGCAGTGATCTCGCCGACCTGGTCGATCCATTCCGGCGCGGGGATCGGGGGTTATACGTTCATCTGGGCGATGGCCGGGGACAATGTCGATTATACGGATATGGATTTCGTTCAGCCGGAGGATATGCGGTGA
- the kduD gene encoding 2-dehydro-3-deoxy-D-gluconate 5-dehydrogenase KduD translates to MNPFSLEGQTALVTGANTGIGQAIAVAMAQAGADVIAAGRSDCDETLSMMGGKGRAMHLDFADPMAARDVFAETRIDILVNNAGIIRREDAVDFSEADWDDVIDVNLKALFFTCQAFSREALPRGRGKIINIASLLSFQGGIRVPSYTASKHGVAGLTKLMANEWAAQGLNVNAIAPGYIETNNTKALRADPDRSKAILDRIPAGRWGRPEDIAQSAVFLAAPASDYINGAVLNVDGGWLAR, encoded by the coding sequence GTGAACCCGTTTTCGCTTGAGGGACAGACCGCGCTTGTCACAGGCGCGAATACCGGGATCGGTCAGGCCATTGCCGTGGCGATGGCGCAGGCCGGTGCCGACGTGATCGCCGCAGGCCGCAGCGATTGTGATGAAACCCTGTCGATGATGGGCGGCAAGGGGCGGGCCATGCATCTGGATTTCGCCGATCCGATGGCCGCGCGTGATGTGTTTGCAGAAACCCGCATCGACATCCTTGTCAATAATGCCGGGATCATCCGCCGCGAGGACGCCGTCGATTTCTCGGAAGCCGACTGGGACGATGTGATCGACGTGAATCTGAAGGCGCTGTTCTTCACCTGTCAGGCGTTTTCTCGGGAAGCCTTGCCGCGCGGGCGGGGCAAGATCATCAACATCGCCTCGCTTCTGTCCTTTCAGGGCGGCATCCGCGTTCCGTCCTATACGGCCAGCAAACATGGCGTTGCCGGGCTGACAAAGCTGATGGCGAATGAGTGGGCGGCGCAGGGGCTGAACGTGAACGCCATCGCGCCCGGCTATATAGAAACTAATAATACAAAGGCCCTCCGCGCCGATCCCGACCGCTCGAAAGCCATTCTCGACCGGATTCCGGCGGGACGTTGGGGCAGACCCGAAGATATCGCCCAAAGCGCGGTGTTCCTCGCCGCACCAGCCTCGGATTATATCAACGGCGCGGTACTGAATGTGGATGGCGGCTGGCTTGCACGATAG
- a CDS encoding sulfite exporter TauE/SafE family protein — protein sequence MFAFIVTMIAFLFGGILKGAIGAGTPVIVIPIISIFFGVPHAVATFALPALASNIWQGWQYRDALADKGFILRLAGSAGVGALIGTFILASLPHEILSLIVGLLALSYVGVRLLKPDWSLEYGFARRIAVPVGLVAGILQGAAGISAPVSVPFLHALHLSRERFIATLSIQFIAMSVVQLPSLIGVGVMDWQVFLLSIVACIPLFLAMPIGAGLVKRFGVKLFDRLIMAMLFIIAVRLIFEALSGLS from the coding sequence ATGTTTGCGTTCATCGTCACCATGATCGCCTTCCTTTTCGGAGGCATCCTGAAAGGTGCAATCGGGGCGGGGACGCCGGTGATCGTCATTCCGATCATCTCGATCTTTTTCGGCGTTCCCCACGCGGTTGCGACCTTTGCCCTGCCGGCTCTGGCCTCGAATATCTGGCAGGGCTGGCAGTATCGCGATGCGCTCGCCGATAAGGGCTTCATCCTTCGGCTGGCGGGATCTGCCGGGGTGGGGGCGCTGATCGGGACGTTCATACTGGCCTCGCTGCCGCATGAGATCCTGTCGCTGATCGTCGGGCTTCTGGCGCTGTCCTATGTCGGGGTCAGGCTGCTTAAGCCCGACTGGAGCCTTGAATACGGGTTTGCGCGGCGCATTGCCGTACCTGTGGGGCTTGTCGCGGGCATTCTTCAGGGCGCGGCGGGGATCTCTGCCCCGGTCTCGGTGCCATTTCTTCATGCGCTTCATTTGTCGCGCGAACGTTTCATCGCGACGCTGTCGATCCAGTTCATTGCGATGTCGGTCGTCCAGTTGCCCTCGCTGATCGGCGTGGGGGTGATGGACTGGCAGGTTTTCCTGCTGAGCATCGTGGCCTGTATCCCGCTGTTTCTGGCGATGCCGATCGGGGCGGGGTTGGTGAAGCGCTTTGGTGTGAAACTGTTTGACCGGCTGATCATGGCGATGCTGTTCATCATCGCCGTGAGGCTGATCTTCGAGGCGCTGTCTGGTCTTTCCTGA
- the pnp gene encoding polyribonucleotide nucleotidyltransferase: MFDEVKKSIQWGQETLTLETGKVARQADGSVIATLGETSVMANVTFAKEPKPGQDFFPLTVHYQEKYYAAGKIPGGFFKREARPTEKETLTARLIDRPCRPLFAPGFKNEVLVMCTVLSHDLVNDPDIVAMIAASAALTISGVPFMGPIGAARVGFANGEYVLNPEVQDMDQLRNNPEQRLDLVVAGTKDAVMMVESEAYELTEEEMLGAVKFGHEQMQPVIDLIIQLAETAAKEPFDFQSPEYGALADRVKSLGEAGMRDAYQIKDKSERRDAIQVVREKIVAGLSEEELEDPNLGSALKKLESDILRGDVIAGGARIDGRDTKTVRPIDCEVGILPRTHGSALFTRGETQGLVVTTLGTGDDEQIIDALHGNFRSNFLLHYNFPPYSVGEVGRVGSPGRREIGHGKLAWRALQAVLPAATDFPYTIRVVSEITESNGSSSMASVCGGSLSMMDAGVPLKAPVAGVAMGLILQDDGKYAVLTDILGDEDHLGDMDFKVAGTENGITSLQMDIKVQGITPEIMQQALAQAKDGRLHILGEMGKALTEGRREFSEHAPRIETMQIPTDKIREVIGSGGKVIREIVEVSGAKVDINDDGVIKIASANGESINKAYEMIHSIVAEPEEGQIYTGKVVKLVDFGAFVNFFGKRDGLVHVSQIANKRLGHPSDVLKEGQEVKVKLLGFDDRGKVRLGMKMVDQETGEEITEPKEETAE, from the coding sequence ATGTTTGATGAAGTGAAGAAATCAATCCAGTGGGGGCAGGAAACGCTTACCCTGGAAACGGGCAAGGTTGCGCGTCAGGCCGACGGCAGCGTCATCGCCACTCTGGGCGAGACCAGCGTCATGGCCAACGTGACCTTTGCCAAGGAACCGAAGCCGGGTCAGGACTTTTTCCCGCTGACGGTCCATTATCAGGAAAAATACTATGCCGCCGGCAAAATTCCGGGCGGCTTTTTCAAGCGCGAGGCGCGTCCGACCGAGAAAGAGACGCTGACCGCGCGTCTGATCGACCGTCCCTGCCGTCCGCTTTTCGCTCCGGGCTTCAAGAATGAAGTTCTGGTGATGTGCACCGTGCTGAGCCACGATCTTGTCAACGATCCCGATATCGTCGCGATGATCGCTGCATCGGCGGCGCTGACCATTTCCGGCGTTCCATTCATGGGTCCGATCGGTGCGGCGCGTGTCGGTTTTGCCAATGGCGAATATGTGCTGAACCCCGAGGTTCAGGACATGGACCAGCTTCGCAACAATCCCGAGCAGCGTCTCGATCTGGTTGTCGCAGGCACCAAGGATGCCGTGATGATGGTCGAATCCGAGGCTTACGAGCTGACCGAGGAAGAGATGCTGGGCGCCGTGAAATTCGGCCATGAGCAGATGCAGCCGGTGATCGACCTGATCATCCAGCTTGCCGAAACCGCCGCGAAAGAGCCGTTCGACTTCCAGTCGCCGGAATATGGCGCTTTGGCCGACCGGGTGAAATCGCTTGGCGAAGCCGGTATGCGCGACGCCTATCAGATCAAGGATAAAAGCGAGCGCCGTGACGCGATTCAGGTGGTCCGCGAGAAGATCGTGGCCGGGCTGAGCGAGGAAGAGCTTGAGGATCCGAATCTGGGTTCCGCGCTGAAGAAGCTGGAATCCGACATTCTGCGCGGCGATGTGATCGCTGGCGGTGCGCGGATCGATGGTCGCGACACGAAAACCGTGCGTCCGATTGATTGCGAAGTGGGCATTCTGCCGCGCACGCATGGTTCGGCGCTGTTCACCCGTGGCGAGACGCAGGGTCTGGTTGTGACGACTCTGGGGACCGGCGACGATGAACAGATCATCGACGCTCTGCACGGCAATTTCCGCTCGAACTTCCTGCTGCATTACAACTTCCCGCCCTATTCGGTCGGTGAGGTTGGTCGCGTGGGCAGCCCCGGCCGTCGCGAGATCGGTCACGGCAAGCTGGCTTGGCGTGCGCTTCAGGCGGTGCTGCCTGCGGCGACGGATTTCCCCTATACGATCCGCGTCGTGTCGGAGATCACGGAATCGAACGGCTCGTCCTCGATGGCCTCCGTCTGCGGCGGTTCGCTGTCGATGATGGATGCGGGCGTTCCGCTGAAAGCGCCGGTTGCGGGTGTGGCAATGGGTCTGATCCTTCAGGATGACGGCAAATATGCGGTTCTGACGGATATTCTGGGTGATGAAGATCATCTGGGCGATATGGACTTCAAGGTCGCAGGGACCGAGAACGGCATCACCAGCCTTCAGATGGACATCAAGGTTCAGGGCATCACCCCGGAAATCATGCAGCAGGCCCTGGCTCAGGCCAAGGACGGGCGTCTGCATATTCTGGGTGAAATGGGCAAGGCGCTGACCGAAGGTCGCCGCGAGTTCAGCGAACACGCGCCGCGCATCGAGACGATGCAGATCCCGACCGACAAGATCCGCGAAGTGATCGGCTCGGGCGGCAAGGTGATCCGCGAGATCGTCGAGGTTTCGGGTGCGAAGGTCGATATCAACGACGATGGCGTGATCAAGATCGCATCGGCGAATGGTGAATCGATCAATAAGGCTTATGAGATGATCCACTCGATCGTCGCTGAGCCGGAAGAGGGCCAGATCTACACCGGCAAGGTGGTGAAGTTGGTCGATTTCGGCGCTTTCGTGAACTTCTTCGGCAAGCGTGACGGGCTGGTTCATGTCAGCCAGATCGCGAATAAGCGTCTGGGTCACCCCTCGGACGTGCTGAAGGAAGGTCAGGAAGTGAAAGTCAAGCTTCTGGGCTTTGACGACCGCGGCAAGGTGCGCCTTGGCATGAAGATGGTCGATCAGGAAACCGGCGAGGAAATCACCGAGCCGAAGGAAGAAACCGCCGAGTAA
- a CDS encoding YdeI/OmpD-associated family protein, with the protein MVSAQVRADAFFSRLDSWKEELLALRDILRSCDLTEDFKWSSPVYTHDGGNIAIIWGFKDRAALGFFKGVLLTDPERVLEAPGENSRSSRMLNFTSLSQIDKMRPVITAYLAEAIAIEQSGAKVEMPKDDLAYPEELQARLDENPDFRLAFEGLTPGRRRGWVLHFSGAKQSATRVSRIDKATQKILEGKGMQDR; encoded by the coding sequence GTGGTCAGTGCACAGGTCAGAGCAGATGCGTTTTTCTCACGCCTCGATAGCTGGAAAGAGGAATTGCTTGCCCTTCGCGATATCCTCAGAAGCTGCGATCTAACCGAGGATTTCAAATGGTCCTCTCCGGTCTATACCCATGATGGCGGCAATATCGCGATTATCTGGGGCTTCAAGGACCGGGCCGCGCTCGGCTTTTTCAAGGGCGTTCTGCTGACCGACCCCGAACGGGTTCTGGAGGCTCCCGGCGAAAACTCGCGCTCTTCGCGGATGCTGAACTTCACCAGCCTGTCCCAGATCGACAAGATGCGCCCGGTGATCACCGCCTATCTTGCCGAGGCCATCGCGATCGAACAATCCGGCGCAAAGGTCGAGATGCCGAAGGACGATCTCGCCTATCCCGAGGAATTACAGGCCAGGCTGGACGAAAACCCCGATTTCCGCCTTGCGTTCGAGGGTCTGACTCCTGGCCGCCGCCGTGGCTGGGTGCTGCATTTTTCCGGCGCGAAACAATCGGCGACACGGGTTTCCCGGATCGACAAGGCCACGCAGAAAATCCTTGAAGGAAAAGGAATGCAGGACCGCTGA
- a CDS encoding sugar kinase: protein MANHILSIGEAMIELSQPGGNGLWQLGIAGDTLNTAWYLRRLLPADRRVDYFTRVGTGEFSRRMTDFLRSEGIGTGFVGRDPEREIGLYAISLENGERSFSYWRDNSAARWLADDPETLRAALAGCAIAYFSGITLAILSDQGRKTLLEALAVARKQGSRIVFDTNLRPRLWPDIDTMRQYVQQAASHADLILPSFDDEREFFGDSDPETTLARYLRLGAKQVIVKAGGAAVHFAGAEDSGVVGDLPRDRPVDTTAAGDSFNAGYLAARIRGETVPDAIRSAHVLSRKVIGHSGALVWEAVI from the coding sequence ATGGCGAACCATATTCTGTCAATCGGCGAGGCGATGATTGAGCTGTCGCAGCCCGGAGGAAACGGACTCTGGCAGCTTGGCATCGCAGGCGATACGTTGAATACGGCGTGGTATCTGCGCCGCCTGCTGCCAGCGGATCGGCGCGTCGATTACTTTACCCGCGTGGGAACCGGCGAGTTTTCGCGCCGGATGACCGATTTCCTGCGTTCCGAAGGGATTGGCACAGGATTTGTGGGACGCGATCCCGAACGTGAGATCGGTCTTTACGCGATCTCGCTTGAGAACGGAGAGCGCAGTTTTTCCTATTGGCGGGACAACTCGGCAGCGCGGTGGCTTGCGGATGATCCCGAGACGCTGAGGGCGGCGCTTGCGGGATGCGCGATTGCGTATTTCTCGGGGATCACACTGGCGATTTTGTCGGATCAGGGGCGCAAAACGCTGCTGGAGGCACTGGCTGTCGCGCGGAAGCAGGGCAGCCGGATCGTGTTTGATACCAATCTCCGGCCGCGGCTATGGCCGGATATCGACACGATGCGCCAATATGTGCAGCAGGCGGCGAGCCATGCCGATCTGATCCTGCCAAGCTTCGATGATGAGCGGGAATTCTTCGGGGATAGCGACCCCGAGACGACGCTGGCGCGATATCTGCGTCTCGGCGCAAAGCAGGTCATCGTCAAGGCTGGCGGCGCTGCGGTGCATTTCGCAGGTGCTGAGGACAGTGGGGTCGTCGGCGATCTGCCGCGTGACCGGCCCGTCGATACCACCGCTGCCGGAGACAGTTTCAATGCCGGTTATCTGGCCGCCCGGATCAGGGGAGAGACTGTTCCTGACGCCATCCGCAGCGCCCACGTGCTGAGCCGGAAGGTGATCGGTCACAGCGGTGCTCTGGTGTGGGAGGCGGTGATTTAG
- a CDS encoding TRAP transporter small permease, translating to MAEAEQLSEHAQDVELPGWLLTICRWVATFGGLVLMAVMLMTVASVTRRGVFGAPIPGDYEIVEMASAVVIACFLPWCQATGGNVLVDFFTMKAGPRVNHMLEAFGDLIYLLIGALLLWRMWFGVSEFRGYGEQSMVLGIPIWPSAAVMLPAFALLIVTTFFTMMGHLKGARQ from the coding sequence ATGGCCGAGGCCGAACAGTTGAGCGAACATGCTCAGGACGTTGAACTGCCGGGATGGCTTTTGACCATATGCCGTTGGGTCGCCACATTTGGCGGGTTGGTGCTGATGGCGGTCATGCTGATGACCGTTGCCAGCGTGACGCGGCGCGGCGTCTTCGGCGCCCCCATTCCCGGAGATTACGAAATAGTCGAGATGGCCTCGGCCGTGGTGATTGCCTGTTTCCTGCCGTGGTGTCAGGCGACGGGCGGGAATGTTCTGGTGGATTTCTTCACCATGAAAGCCGGGCCGCGCGTGAATCACATGCTCGAAGCCTTCGGAGATCTGATCTATCTGCTGATCGGTGCGCTGCTGTTATGGCGGATGTGGTTCGGTGTAAGTGAGTTCCGCGGCTATGGAGAGCAGTCGATGGTGCTGGGTATCCCGATCTGGCCAAGCGCGGCGGTGATGCTGCCGGCATTCGCTTTGCTGATCGTGACCACCTTCTTCACCATGATGGGCCATCTGAAAGGAGCGCGGCAATGA
- a CDS encoding TRAP transporter large permease: protein MTGIAAGLAGFAALLALMAVRVPIAVAMLATGITGYWLVNGTVPLLAYLKTNTYYQFSTYSLSVIPLFVLMGEFATHAGMSRALYRAAAAFLGQRRGGLAMATIGGSAAFGAICGSSLATAATMGQVALPEMRRYGYSGALSTGSVAAGGTLGILIPPSVILVLYALMTEQSIAKMFVAAMIPGIIAALGYMLAIAWFVRRHPEAGPAAEKATRAEKLTAIRETWSIALIFLLVIVGMYRGWFTPTEAAAIGAFGTFVLAVLHGGLRWNGLVACLQGTARTSAMIFLIMLGAEMFNAFLSATQTPMLAAQAIVDSGLSPMLVLLAILFLYLLMGCVMDSMSMLLLTVPIFYPIIAGLDFGMGREDTLIWFGILAVVVVEVGLITPPVGMNVFVINGMAKDVPMVESFRGVLPFLISDIIRIGLLILIPGISLFLVRILS, encoded by the coding sequence ATGACCGGAATAGCAGCCGGACTGGCGGGATTCGCGGCGCTTCTGGCGCTGATGGCGGTCAGGGTGCCGATTGCCGTCGCGATGCTGGCGACCGGGATCACCGGATACTGGCTGGTCAACGGCACGGTGCCTCTGCTGGCCTATCTGAAGACCAATACTTATTACCAGTTCTCGACCTATTCCCTTTCGGTCATTCCGCTTTTCGTGCTGATGGGCGAGTTCGCTACCCATGCCGGGATGAGCCGGGCGCTGTACCGTGCCGCCGCCGCCTTTCTGGGGCAGCGCCGGGGCGGTCTGGCAATGGCGACGATTGGCGGCAGCGCGGCGTTCGGGGCGATCTGCGGATCGTCTCTGGCGACGGCTGCCACGATGGGGCAGGTGGCACTGCCCGAGATGCGGCGCTATGGCTATTCCGGTGCGCTCTCGACGGGTTCGGTTGCGGCGGGGGGAACTCTGGGCATTCTGATCCCGCCATCGGTCATTCTGGTGCTCTATGCGCTGATGACCGAACAGAGCATCGCCAAGATGTTCGTTGCGGCGATGATCCCCGGTATTATCGCGGCGCTTGGCTATATGCTGGCGATTGCGTGGTTCGTGCGCCGCCATCCCGAGGCGGGTCCGGCGGCGGAAAAAGCCACCCGCGCCGAGAAGCTGACAGCGATCCGTGAGACATGGTCCATCGCGCTGATCTTCCTTCTGGTCATCGTCGGCATGTATCGCGGCTGGTTCACCCCGACCGAGGCCGCCGCAATCGGTGCTTTCGGCACATTCGTTCTGGCGGTGCTGCATGGCGGGCTGCGGTGGAACGGGCTTGTCGCCTGTCTTCAGGGCACCGCGCGGACCAGTGCGATGATCTTCCTGATCATGCTGGGGGCCGAGATGTTCAACGCCTTCCTGTCAGCCACGCAGACCCCGATGCTGGCGGCGCAGGCCATTGTCGATAGCGGTCTTTCTCCGATGCTGGTGCTGCTGGCGATCCTGTTCCTGTATCTGCTGATGGGCTGCGTCATGGATTCCATGTCCATGCTGCTGCTGACCGTTCCGATCTTCTATCCGATCATCGCGGGGCTGGATTTCGGCATGGGCCGCGAGGATACGCTGATCTGGTTCGGCATCCTTGCCGTTGTGGTCGTCGAGGTCGGGCTGATTACGCCTCCGGTCGGGATGAATGTTTTCGTCATCAACGGGATGGCCAAGGATGTCCCGATGGTCGAAAGCTTTCGCGGCGTCCTGCCTTTCCTGATCAGCGATATCATCCGTATCGGATTGCTGATCCTTATCCCCGGAATCTCGTTATTCCTCGTCCGCATCCTGAGTTAG
- the putP gene encoding sodium/proline symporter PutP, translated as MATGIWISLAAYFVLMLGIGVYAWRKSTSSSEEYMLGGRSLPPAVAALSAGASDMSGWLLLGLPGALFASGLAQSWIGIGLFVGAFLNWIIVAPRLRQQTEEYDNSLTIPGFLGARFPSTARLLRIVSAIVIVVFFAVYTASGLVGGGKLFVSAFDGGYMSGVLLTLGIVLVYTVMGGFLAVSLTDFVQGCIMMLALVVMPIVILTTGQGEGIGTAAERLRTEVDPNFLSMTAGLTFMGWISAVAWGLGYFGQPHIIVRFMAVRSVEEVPAARNIGMSWMAVSLIGAVSVGIFGRAYAQRNGLEIADPETIFIVLSNLLFHPLVTGFLYAALLAAIMSTVSSQLLVASSSLTEDIYHSLFKRDATENELVLIGRIAVLAVGLVAVFIARDPDSQVLGLVSNAWAGFGAAFGPLIILSLTWKRMNGYGAVAGLIVGAVTVGLWIMLGLSSTLYEIVPGFIASWIAIVVVSRMTPDLGEYRESPLT; from the coding sequence ATGGCCACCGGAATCTGGATCAGTCTTGCGGCATATTTCGTGCTGATGCTTGGCATCGGCGTTTATGCATGGCGAAAATCGACATCGAGCTCGGAAGAATACATGCTGGGCGGGCGAAGCCTGCCGCCTGCGGTGGCCGCTTTGTCCGCCGGGGCCTCGGATATGAGCGGCTGGCTGTTGCTGGGTCTGCCGGGGGCGCTGTTCGCCTCGGGGCTGGCGCAAAGCTGGATCGGGATCGGGCTGTTCGTCGGGGCGTTTCTGAACTGGATCATCGTCGCCCCGCGGCTGCGCCAACAGACTGAGGAATACGATAACAGCCTGACCATTCCCGGCTTTCTGGGCGCACGTTTTCCCAGCACGGCCCGGCTTCTGCGGATCGTTTCGGCCATCGTGATCGTGGTTTTCTTCGCGGTTTATACCGCGTCGGGCCTTGTCGGTGGCGGCAAGCTGTTCGTCAGCGCCTTTGACGGCGGCTATATGTCCGGCGTCCTTCTGACACTGGGCATCGTGCTGGTCTATACGGTGATGGGCGGTTTCCTTGCCGTGTCTTTGACTGATTTCGTGCAGGGCTGCATCATGATGCTGGCGCTTGTGGTCATGCCGATCGTGATCCTGACCACGGGGCAGGGAGAGGGGATCGGGACTGCGGCGGAAAGGCTGCGGACCGAGGTCGATCCGAACTTCCTGTCCATGACCGCCGGGCTGACCTTCATGGGCTGGATCTCTGCCGTGGCATGGGGTCTGGGCTATTTCGGGCAGCCGCATATCATCGTGCGTTTCATGGCCGTACGCAGCGTTGAAGAGGTGCCTGCGGCCCGTAATATCGGGATGAGCTGGATGGCGGTTTCGCTGATCGGGGCGGTCTCGGTCGGTATTTTCGGACGTGCCTACGCGCAGCGGAACGGGCTAGAAATCGCTGACCCCGAGACGATATTCATCGTGCTGTCCAACCTGCTTTTCCATCCTCTTGTCACGGGTTTCCTGTATGCGGCGCTGCTGGCGGCGATCATGTCGACCGTTTCCAGTCAGTTGCTGGTCGCGTCTTCATCGCTGACCGAGGATATCTATCATTCGCTGTTCAAGCGCGACGCGACCGAGAATGAGCTGGTGCTGATCGGCCGGATCGCGGTGCTGGCCGTGGGGCTGGTTGCGGTCTTCATCGCGCGGGACCCGGATTCGCAGGTTCTGGGGCTGGTCTCTAACGCCTGGGCCGGTTTTGGTGCGGCGTTCGGGCCTCTGATCATCCTGTCGCTGACCTGGAAGCGGATGAACGGATATGGCGCGGTTGCCGGGCTGATCGTCGGTGCGGTGACGGTCGGTCTGTGGATCATGCTTGGGCTGAGCAGCACGCTCTATGAGATCGTGCCGGGCTTCATCGCCTCGTGGATCGCCATTGTGGTGGTCAGCCGGATGACGCCGGATCTTGGTGAATACCGTGAGTCGCCTCTGACCTGA
- a CDS encoding glycosyltransferase family 8 protein — protein sequence MRSAFYITVDDRYLGIGQAQARRLHALWGIDVHVFVEGEGGKFRDENGRDGVFLHRNLMDDLIPQGLPATESWPRIVYGRIFAPYLLPQYDRLIYLDADIFPMVRADELLGLALPGGLAAVQDAASIGSAPRSAGGLDRAAWLRSIGVQGARYFNAGVMMLDRQAWASVDFGAELLAFMTRYGDAAHTQDQDFLNCYFQGRWTEISPRFNFQKAHFNYGYEQVFPPVFLHFSSFEKPWLQEAAPDTVHGQFFRPYQQMMGAAGVDYRQYLRPRRQSVMRRLRGGMRKWLTQRGIRTGKERRQWQEWRQKSDALYQGFRDDAAAGRYRDMDFLLDRRPEPELSFDGSYLRRSLDVSFDPVQ from the coding sequence ATGCGCAGCGCCTTTTACATCACCGTCGATGATCGCTATCTGGGGATTGGACAGGCGCAGGCCCGCAGGCTTCATGCGTTGTGGGGCATCGACGTTCATGTTTTTGTGGAAGGCGAAGGCGGTAAATTCCGCGATGAGAACGGTCGGGACGGGGTCTTTCTGCATCGCAACCTGATGGATGATCTGATCCCGCAGGGTTTGCCCGCCACTGAAAGCTGGCCGCGCATCGTCTATGGCCGGATCTTCGCGCCCTATCTTCTGCCGCAATATGACCGGCTGATCTATCTGGACGCGGATATATTTCCGATGGTCCGGGCGGATGAGCTTCTGGGTCTCGCATTGCCCGGCGGGCTTGCGGCGGTGCAGGATGCCGCATCCATCGGTTCGGCCCCGCGCTCGGCTGGCGGTCTGGACCGGGCGGCATGGCTGCGGTCGATCGGGGTGCAGGGTGCGCGTTACTTCAATGCCGGGGTCATGATGCTGGACCGGCAGGCATGGGCTTCGGTCGATTTCGGGGCCGAGCTTCTGGCCTTCATGACCAGATACGGGGATGCGGCGCATACGCAGGATCAGGATTTCCTGAACTGCTATTTTCAGGGCCGCTGGACCGAGATCAGCCCGCGCTTCAATTTTCAGAAAGCGCATTTCAACTATGGGTATGAGCAGGTTTTTCCGCCGGTTTTCCTGCATTTCTCCAGTTTCGAAAAGCCGTGGCTGCAGGAAGCCGCGCCGGATACGGTGCATGGGCAGTTCTTCCGGCCCTATCAGCAGATGATGGGCGCTGCCGGTGTCGATTATCGCCAGTATCTGCGCCCGCGACGACAAAGCGTGATGCGCAGGCTGCGCGGGGGGATGCGTAAATGGCTGACGCAGCGCGGGATCCGCACCGGGAAAGAGCGGCGGCAATGGCAGGAATGGCGGCAGAAATCCGACGCGCTTTATCAGGGGTTCCGCGACGATGCGGCGGCAGGCCGGTATCGCGACATGGATTTCTTGCTGGACCGCCGCCCCGAGCCGGAATTGTCCTTCGATGGCAGCTATTTGCGGCGCAGTCTGGATGTCTCTTTTGATCCGGTTCAGTAA